Proteins encoded in a region of the Caldisericia bacterium genome:
- the rbsK gene encoding ribokinase has protein sequence MIYVLGSINFDLTIFVEKFPEIGETIKGNSILSSLGGKGANQAISVKKLNGEVLFIGRLGDDYFGKFLLNSLDDFKLNYEIKIENNTNTGIAIINVDKNGKNKIVIIEGANGKVGEDEIEFLNKKIKYGDILLLQGEIPTQSIINSAKIAKEKGAKVIFDPAPAKKEFIEIFHYVDYLTPNETELEILTENIKNFEEKINFLLDNGAFSVIAKLGENGSYYKDINGTKYRVPAYKVNAIDTTAAGDIFNGAFAVCLQKNFDVLYSLKFSNAAAAISVTRKGASISCPNYDEVIKFMEEYK, from the coding sequence TCTATTTTATCTTCATTAGGTGGTAAAGGTGCAAATCAAGCAATTTCAGTCAAGAAATTGAATGGCGAAGTTTTATTCATTGGAAGATTAGGAGATGACTATTTTGGAAAATTTTTATTGAATTCTCTTGATGATTTTAAATTGAATTATGAAATAAAAATTGAAAATAATACTAATACAGGAATAGCAATAATTAATGTTGATAAAAATGGAAAAAATAAAATTGTGATAATTGAGGGAGCAAATGGAAAAGTCGGAGAAGATGAAATAGAGTTTTTAAATAAAAAAATTAAGTATGGAGATATTTTGCTTCTTCAAGGCGAAATTCCAACTCAATCAATAATAAATAGTGCAAAAATAGCAAAAGAAAAAGGTGCAAAAGTTATTTTTGACCCAGCTCCTGCAAAAAAAGAATTTATTGAAATATTTCATTATGTTGATTACTTAACCCCAAATGAAACTGAGCTTGAAATTTTAACTGAAAATATAAAAAATTTTGAAGAGAAGATAAATTTTTTACTTGATAATGGAGCCTTTTCTGTAATTGCAAAGCTTGGAGAAAATGGCTCTTACTATAAAGATATAAATGGAACTAAATATAGAGTTCCTGCATATAAAGTTAATGCAATTGATACAACAGCAGCAGGAGATATTTTCAATGGCGCATTTGCAGTTTGTTTACAAAAAAATTTTGATGTTCTTTACTCTTTAAAATTTTCAAATGCTGCAGCTGCAATTTCTGTAACAAGGAAAGGGGCAAGCATATCTTGTCCTAATTATGATGAAGTTATTAAATTTATGGAGGAATATAAATGA